In Electrophorus electricus isolate fEleEle1 chromosome 6, fEleEle1.pri, whole genome shotgun sequence, a single genomic region encodes these proteins:
- the si:dkey-125i10.3 gene encoding repetitive proline-rich cell wall protein 2 — protein sequence MVKREMFPENAASGWKTPLTPAKTQPVPHATSAKPSGIAPTTFAKQPTTKTSITQKPVVKTPAAQTPAVKELAETARPTLPQVKTPAERVPVAETPAAKTPQVKTPAEKVPLAETPAAKTPQVKTPAEKVPLAETPAAKTPQVKTQAEKVPVAETAAAKTPEVKTPAEKVPVAETPAAKTPEVKTPAEKVPVAETPAVKTHQVKTPAEKVPVAETPAVKTPQVKTPAEKVPVAETPAVKTAVPKIPVTETPAVPEPEVKTPAPPAVNLLPETSEPRAAPQIVLEPAASRTTSSKPQLIGASNPLCSFCMKPVDGRVKITITDPLICCHQDCFKCATCSVPLGDLVFAMFHHKGKIHCEKCFSAIFSHS from the exons ATGGTCAAAAG ggaaaTGTTCCCTGAGAATGCTGCGTCTGGATGGAAAACACCACTGACTCCAGCTAAAACACAGCCAGT TCCTCATGCTACTTCTGCAAAACCCTCTGGAATTGCACCTACAACATTTGCAAAACAGCCCACAACAAAGACATCTATAACACAAAAACCTGTGGTTAAAACACCTGCAGCACAAACGCCTGCTGTTAAGGAACTTGCAGAAACAGCCAGACCTACATTACCTCAagtaaaaacaccagcagaaaGGGTACCTGTAGCAGAAACACCTGCAGCTAAAACACCTCAagtaaaaacaccagcagaaaAGGTACCTCTAGCAGAAACACCTGCAGCTAAAACACCTCAagtaaaaacaccagcagaaaAGGTACCTCTAGCAGAAACACCTGCAGCTAAAACACCTCAAgtaaaaacacaagcagaaaaGGTACCTGTAGCAGAAACAGCTGCAGCTAAAACACCTGAagtaaaaacaccagcagaaaAGGTACCTGTAGCAGAGACACCTGCAGCTAAAACACCTGAagtaaaaacaccagcagaaaAGGTACCTGTAGCAGAAACACCTGCAGTTAAAACACATCAagtaaaaacaccagcagaaaAGGTACCTGTAGCAGAAACACCTGCAGTTAAAACACCTCAagtaaaaacaccagcagaaaAGGTACCTGTAGCAGAAACACCTGCAGTTAAAACAGCTGTACCAAAGATACCTGTAACAGAAACACCAGCTGTTCCTGAACCTGAAGTAAAAACACCTGCACCACCTGCGGTAAATTTATTACCTGAAACCTCAGAACCCCGAGCAGCACCTCAGATTGTTCTAGAACCTGCAGCTTCAAGGACAACCAGCAGCAAACCTCAGCTAAT CGGTGCCAGTAACCCGCTGTGTTCGTTCTGCATGAAGCCTGTGGATGGCCGTGTGAAGATAACCATCACCGATCCGCTCATCTGCTGCCACCAAGACTGCTTCAAG tgtGCTACATGTTCTGTGCCGCTGGGTGATCTGGTCTTCGCGATGTTTCACCATAAAGGAAAGATTCACTGTGAGAAGTGCTTCAGTGCCATCTTCTCCCACAGCTAa
- the plp1b gene encoding proteolipid protein 1b isoform X2, whose protein sequence is MGCYDCCVRCLGAVPYVSLAATLLCYAGLALFCAGGHQALAHTSTLVQMHFARSDQDYIVLADFIKYFQYVIYGLASFFFLYGILLLAEGFYTTSAVKQTFGEFRSTRCSRCLSLTFITMTYVFAVIWLVVFAFSTIPVFFLYNMEETCHTVNILSETTASINQHAWVCMDARQYGLLPWNAVPGKVCGMSMANICKTPEFYVTYDLYITAFAGAGITLLALVLYIVATTYNYAVLRFLGRKGIRC, encoded by the exons atgg GTTGCTATGACTGTTGTGTGCGTTGCCTTGGCGCCGTGCCCTATGTGAGCCTGGCAGCTACCCTGCTGTGCTATGCTGGGTTGGCGCTGTTCTGTGCCGGTGGGCACCAGGCACTGGCACACACCAGCACGCTCGTCCAGATGCACTTCGCCCGCTCAGACCAGGACTACATAGTGCTGGCCGACTT tattaaatatttccaGTATGTGATCTACGGTCTGGCATCCTTCTTCTTCCTGTATGGAATCCTGTTGTTGGCGGAGGGTTTCTACACCACCAGCGCTGTGAAGCAAACCTTCGGAGAGTTCCGTAGTACACGATGTAGCCGGTGCCTCAGcctcact TTCATCACCATGACATACGTGTTCGCTGTGATCTGGCTGGTGGTGTTTGCCTTCAGTACCATCCCAGTCTTCTTCCTGTACAACATGGAAGAAACGTGCCATACTGTCAACATCCTGTCTGAGACCACTGCCAGCATCAACCAGCACGCCTGGGTCTGTATGGACGCCCGCCAGTACG gACTGCTTCCCTGGAATGCCGTGCCAGGCAAAGTGTGTGGAATGTCAATGGCCAACATTTGTAAAACaccagag TTCTATGTGACCTATGACCTTTACATCACTGCATTCGCTGGAGCAGGAATCACCCTGCTTGCCCTG gTCCTCTATATCGTGGCGACAACCTATAACTACGCTGTTCTAAGGTTTCTGGGCAGGAAGGGAATCCGTTGCTAG
- the plp1b gene encoding proteolipid protein 1b isoform X1 → MFPVKQPWLCKALGCYDCCVRCLGAVPYVSLAATLLCYAGLALFCAGGHQALAHTSTLVQMHFARSDQDYIVLADFIKYFQYVIYGLASFFFLYGILLLAEGFYTTSAVKQTFGEFRSTRCSRCLSLTFITMTYVFAVIWLVVFAFSTIPVFFLYNMEETCHTVNILSETTASINQHAWVCMDARQYGLLPWNAVPGKVCGMSMANICKTPEFYVTYDLYITAFAGAGITLLALVLYIVATTYNYAVLRFLGRKGIRC, encoded by the exons ATGTTCCCAGTGAAGCAACCCTGGTTGTGTAAAGCCCTAG GTTGCTATGACTGTTGTGTGCGTTGCCTTGGCGCCGTGCCCTATGTGAGCCTGGCAGCTACCCTGCTGTGCTATGCTGGGTTGGCGCTGTTCTGTGCCGGTGGGCACCAGGCACTGGCACACACCAGCACGCTCGTCCAGATGCACTTCGCCCGCTCAGACCAGGACTACATAGTGCTGGCCGACTT tattaaatatttccaGTATGTGATCTACGGTCTGGCATCCTTCTTCTTCCTGTATGGAATCCTGTTGTTGGCGGAGGGTTTCTACACCACCAGCGCTGTGAAGCAAACCTTCGGAGAGTTCCGTAGTACACGATGTAGCCGGTGCCTCAGcctcact TTCATCACCATGACATACGTGTTCGCTGTGATCTGGCTGGTGGTGTTTGCCTTCAGTACCATCCCAGTCTTCTTCCTGTACAACATGGAAGAAACGTGCCATACTGTCAACATCCTGTCTGAGACCACTGCCAGCATCAACCAGCACGCCTGGGTCTGTATGGACGCCCGCCAGTACG gACTGCTTCCCTGGAATGCCGTGCCAGGCAAAGTGTGTGGAATGTCAATGGCCAACATTTGTAAAACaccagag TTCTATGTGACCTATGACCTTTACATCACTGCATTCGCTGGAGCAGGAATCACCCTGCTTGCCCTG gTCCTCTATATCGTGGCGACAACCTATAACTACGCTGTTCTAAGGTTTCTGGGCAGGAAGGGAATCCGTTGCTAG